In Athene noctua chromosome 7, bAthNoc1.hap1.1, whole genome shotgun sequence, the following proteins share a genomic window:
- the LOC141962694 gene encoding peptidyl-prolyl cis-trans isomerase-like 3, which produces MDIVDYYLHFFTRILLGKYASIGMMLIFLVRFSRAVTLHTDVGDIKIELFCERTPKTCENFLALCASNYYNGCIFHRNIKGFMVQTGDPLGTGKGGNSIWGKKFEDEFSEYLKHSVRGVVSMANNGPNTNGSQFFITYGKQPHLDMKYTVFGKVIDGLETLDELEKLPVNEKTYRPLNEVRIKDVSVHANPFAL; this is translated from the exons ATGGACATTGTAGACTACtatcttcacttcttcactcgtaTACTTCTGGGAAAGTATGCCAGTATCGgcatgatgctgatttttcttgtacGCTTCTCCCGA GCTGTCACGCTGCATACTGACGTAGGCGATattaaaattgaactgttctGTGAGCGGACACCAAAGACCTGCGAA AATTTCCTGGCTCTTTGTGCTAGTAACTACTACAATGGATGCATATTTCACCGGAATATAAAGGGCTTCATGGTTCAGACAGGAGATCCATTAG gcactgggaaaggaggtaACAGCATCTGGGGCAAGAAGTTTGAAGACGAATTCAGCGAATACCTGAAG cacAGTGTCCGTGGGGTAGTTTCAATGGCAAACAATGGCCCAAATACCAATGGATCACAGTTCTTCATCACTTACGGCAAGCAACCGCACCTAGACATGAAGTACACTGTGTTTGGAAA agttaTTGATGGCTTGGAGACCCTggatgagctggagaagctgcctgtgaATGAGAAAACCTACCGACCTCTCAATGAGGTTCGCATTAAAGATGTGTCGGTTCATGCCAACCCTTTTGCTCTGTAG